Proteins encoded by one window of Lathyrus oleraceus cultivar Zhongwan6 chromosome 1, CAAS_Psat_ZW6_1.0, whole genome shotgun sequence:
- the LOC127105466 gene encoding uncharacterized protein LOC127105466, translated as MDCRIETAETRRNKCAACYRQFNKVEHLVDHMKISYHSVHEPTCGICRKHCRSFESLREHLIGPLPKPECKEIFANRGCKFCLKVLDSPNSRRVHQQKCQLSGLSGICGRFSNLGIRDNLTIGGGRGPQVVALACKMVGGGSDGSLDLCARVCLIDEHENIIFHSYVIPPIPITNYRYETTGIRHEYLRDAMPLKLVQRKIQDFLCNGEPIWTIRSKGGKARILVGHGLDHDLASLQIEYPTPKIRDTAKYPPLMKTSKLSNSLKYLTQAYLGYDIQTGIQDPYDDCVAAMRLYMRMRTQIHKTEDYPLASDSQNRNNFASWRQSELERMSPEQMLEISRSDYYCWCLDP; from the exons ATGGATTGCAGAATTGAAACCGCAGAAACTCGCAG GAACAAGTGTGCTGCATGTTATAGGCAGTTCAACAAAGTGGAGCATCTAGTGGATCACATGAAGATCTCTTATCATTCTGTTCATGAACCAACCTGTGGTATTTGCAGGAAACATTGCAGATCCTTTGAGTCTCTAAGGGAACATCTTATAG GTCCATTGCCAAAACCAGAATGCAAAGAAATCTTTGCTAACCGAGGGTGCAAGTTTTGCTTGAAAGTCCTTGATAGCCCTAACTCTCGCAGGGTCCATCAACAAAAGTGTCAACTCTCTGGATTAAGT GGAATATGTGGCCGATTTTCGAACTTGGGAATTCGCGATAACTTGACAATTGGTGGTGGAAGAGGACCACAAGTAGTTGCACTAGCTTGTAAAATGGTGGGAGGTGGAAGTGATGGTTCACTTGATCTTTGTGCAAGAGTTTGCTTAATAGATGAACATGAGAATATTATCTTCCATTCTTATGTTATTCCACCAATTCCAATCACAAACTACAGGTATGAGACAACTGGTATAAGACATGAATACTTAAGAGATGCAATGCCATTGAAACTAGTTCAAAGGAAGATTCAAGATTTTCTTTGTAATGGAGAACCCATTTGGACAATTCGTTCAAAAGGAGGAAAAGCTAGGATTCTTGTGGGTCATGGTTTAGATCATGACCTTGCATCTTTGCAAATTGAGTATCCAACACCAAAAATAAG GGACACTGCAAAATACCCTCCACTCATGAAAACTAGCAAGCTCAGCAACTCACTCAAATACTTAACACAGGCATATCTTGG GTATGATATTCAAACTGGAATACAAGATCCTTATGATGATTGTGTTGCAGCAATGAGACTCTACATGAGAATGAGAACACAAATACACAAAACAGAAGATTATCCTTTGGCATCTGATTCTCAAAATAGGAATAACTTTGCTTCATGGAGGCAAAGTGAGCTTGAAAGAATGAGTCCTGAACAAATGCTAGAAATCTCAAGATCTGACTACTACTGCTGGTGTTTGGATCCATGA